Sequence from the Symbiopectobacterium purcellii genome:
TAACAAATACCCTCACAAACTAAAATATGAATAAAAAATCAATTATTAAAAATATAATTAGCTTCGGCATTGTAGATTTTATTGGTGTTGCTATACCAATTATTACTATGCCGATTCTAACTAGAAGCATTGGCCTAGAACTGTATGGTGTTTATCTTTTATTCACTACGATTTTGACGTTTGGTTTCACTGTCATTGATTATGTAGTGCATTATGTTGGCGTTAGATCTGTTGCAAAAACAAGTGAAAATAAAAAAAAGACAATATTAAAATACATCAATTTTCAACAGATAAGATTGATTTTGTTGATGGTATATATACTTTGTGTAGCTGCTTATTGCTCTATATACCAAAGGGCTTATTTTTATCTCTTTGTAGGTAACGGCGCAATATATTTACTAGGATATTTTTTTAGTAGTCCATGGTTTTTCCAAGCGATTAACAAAGTCTCATTACTGGCAATAAGTTCTCTCATATCAAGATTATGTAGTTTGGTGTTTATACTTTTTTTTATTAAAAATGAAAGTGATTTTTTTGTACTGTTCTATGTATCCTCTGTTCCTGTATTGATAGCAGGACTAGGAATGCGATATTTACTATTCTGTAATTATGGAATAGGCATCATGGGTCGGTTTAAACTTCATACGATATTATCCTATTTTAAAAATGGGTATGGTGTATTTATTGGTATTCTTGCACCAAATTTCTACAATGCAATACCCGTAATGTATTTGGCTGGTGTCAGTAATCAACAGGAGTTCGCTAAATTTGCGATTGCTATGCGAGTATGTGGTTTGATATATATAATCCAAAATGTTTACTCTAAAGCAATATATCCTTTTCTTTCTAGAAGTAAGATCAATTACGTAAAAACTTTATTGCTGGTGAATGGTTTTTTTTCATGTTCGGTGGCCATTTTTTTAGCATTGTTTGGTCAAAACATATTAGAATTTATATTGAATATAGATTACTCTGATGGTGGCTTTTATCTTAATACGTTATTAATTAGCATGATATTTGTAGGGGCAGCTAATTCATACAGTCAGGGGTTCTTCTTGCCAAGAGGTTTTGATTATATATTTAGAGATGTATCAGTGATTGTTTCGAGTATATCAGGAATTAGTTGTTTTTTTCTAATATATCTTTATGGGGTTATAGGTGCTGTCGGTGGGATATTTTTTGCTAGATTACTTTTTTTTATTTTTTATGGTTTTAACTATTTTAAACTTACAAATAGATTCATTTAGTTTTTTTGAATTTCGTCATAAGTATTTTTGAGAATTCAACATAGGCGCATATTAATGGGATTTTTTGTTTGTATCGTCGTTTTGTGGCTTATATCTATGGGGGATTAGCAAAGTCACGATTCGAGGCTGGGTGGCTAAATTATGTATATACGCGCCACCATTCCTAATTTATTTTGCTACCGCTGCATTACAATTTAATGTTGGCTCAGATTACACATCCTACATTTATATTTATGAAAACCCCTTTTTTTTAGGGAAGTATTTAAATGCAGGCGAATATTTTTCCTACTTAATAAATGTTTTTTTTAGGGTGGTTTAAAGCGTCTTCTCAATTTGTTTTTGTCATTATTCATTGATTCAAACTATTTTTCTATTCTATTAGATATCCACCTTGAAGGGAAAAGGGTATACGGTCTAGTTTTTTTTGTGTTTTTTATACTGTTAGCAATATTTACAACAATCAATTAAATGGATTGAGACAGTATACCGCTCTAATCATCTTTCCTATAATTACAAATTTTATTTGTGAAAGAAAAAATATTAAGGAGATTGTATTAATACTTTTCCCCATGACATTTTATTTGACTGCTGTATTATTTTTTATCGCATACTCACTTAGATACATCAGTGCTATTTTGAGTGAAAATATTTTTTGCTATTTTTATTATTAGTGCCCCAGTTTATTATTTTGGTGGGGAATATATAAAGCCATTTATGTCACTCATGGGCGGTAGTTATTCATTTTACGAAGATAGTGAGTATTTTGACGGTGTTGATTTTAACGTGATTATCACTAAGATATACTACTTACCAGCAATTCTATTATTTTACTTTGTCTATGCTAAAGATAATATTTTGTCGATTCAGTATGATAATTATTTTAAAATGTGTGTTTTTATATTCACAGTTATTTAACGGTCGTTTTTTTAATGTTATACGTTGGTTTGTTAGGGAGAGTTTCAGCATATTTCGTTTTCTTTTATGCATTCCCTTTTTATTATTTATTTTTTTATTTTAACGATAGACATAAATCGGTTATTGCTCGACTGGTTTCACTTTATGCTATTATTCCTTATATAGCTAAAGTAACCTTCCTCGCAAAAGCAGAATTTTTATATAAAAGTTACATATTTAATTGATATTATATTTACATAGAGACCTTTTCAATAATGAAGATTGCTATTTTCATACCTAATTTTTTACAAGGTGGTGCAGAAACTGTTATGGTTAATATTGCTAACTACATGGCAGATATGGGGCATCAAATCGATTTAATTGTCGCTGAAAATCGTGGGCCTTTAAAAGATATAGTTTCTGAAAAAATCAATATTAATAATTTAAATTGTGGTAGGGTTATATTTTCTCTACCTAAGCTTGTTTTTTATTTTTTAAATAAAAAACCTGATGTTTTCTTTTCAACGTTGAAAGAAAATAATGTTGTTGCTATTTTAGCTAGTATTATTTCGCTATCCAAGGCTAAAGTGGTTATTCGAGAAGCTAACACACTAAGTGAAGAGTTTTCTAGAGAGTCGAAATTGTTACAAAAAATTAAACTCTTTCTCGTTAAGTTTTTGTATCCCCGGGCAGATAGAGTTGTGGCTTTATCATTTCATATGAAAAATGATATTGATAACTTTCTTGCTATAGATTCAAAAAAAATAAAGGTTATCTATAATCCCGTAAATATTGAACGACTAGATGAGCTAAGTAAAGTTGATTGTATTAAAGGCAATCCTATATTAAATCCAGCAGTGAAAAACATAGTGTCTGTTGCTCGATTATATAAATCTAAGGGATACGATACAATTCTACATGCATTGAGCTTGTTAAAGAAAAAGGGTCATCAATTTCATTTTTATGCAGTTGGTGATGGTCCTGAGAACGAAGACCTTGTGCGTTTGACTGATGAATTACAATTATCAGATTGTGTTTCTTTTTTAGGATTTAAAAAAAATCCCTTTTCTATTTTAAGTAACGCGGACTGCTTTGTGTTAGCCTCACATTACGAGGGAATGCCAAATAGTCTTTTGCAAGCAATGGCTTTAAATATTCCAATTATATGCTCTGATAGTCCTGGTGCTTCATCCGAGGTCTTAGAAAGAGGAAAATTTGGATATCTTTTCCCTGTAAATGATTATGAGTGCTTATCAAAATTATTAGATAAGTTGTTTAGTAATGATAAAGCAAAGGTAGATACTCGGACTATAATTATTAAAAATCATAATGCAGATAGAATTATGCAGGAATACACAACAACTTTGACTTCTTGGGATTGATATAAAATGGAAATTAAATCACTTGAAATATTAATATCAACCTTAAATGATGGGGTGTTTAATATTAAATTAAACAAAGAGTACGATGTACTCATTGTTCACCAAATAACCAATGGGAAAATGACTGATTATGAAAGTTATTATAATCAAAATATCGCTAGTGAGCGAGTAAGGTATATTCAAAGTAATACCATAGGTCTTTCAAAAAGTAGAAATATAGCATTAAAAAACTCTTGTGGTAAATACTTATGGATCATGGATGATGATGTCGAAGTGTTGGATAATCTTGAAGATAGAATTGTTGAATGCTTCGAATCTAATCATTGCGATATTGTTATATTAAATCATTTTTTTAGCAACCAAGAAATAATTGATACTAGAGAGAAACAATTTCATCACAATAAAATTTCTGCTGCTGGCATCTGTTCCATTGATATATGTATGAGGCGAGAAGTTAATAAAAGTATTTTCTTTGACGAGAATTTTGGTCTTGGAACTTCGCTTCCTTCCGGTGAGGAATATATATTTATAACTGATGCGTTAGATAATGGTTATAAGGTTTATCAAAGCAATATTCTGTCATCAACACATCCTGAGATTTCTTCCGGCTTAGATTTTTTTAGTACATCAAATAAAGTAAGGGCAAAAAAAGCCATGTTCAAACGTGTGTTTAAAAGAATTGGAAGTGTTATGATGTTTTGCTTTTTTATAAAGAAAATCCCTTTGTTAATAAAAAAAAGAAAGGTGCTTTTCTTTGCTTACAATGCATTTATAAAATAACTTCTCAATAACCGATATCTAGGGGAAAGATATTATGACTGTTTTAATTACTGGGGGGGCTGGGTTTATTGGCTCGCATACAGCTTTAGCATTGTTGGAAAGGGGGTATGACATTGTTGTTTTGGATAATTTTACAAATTCTAGTCATAAATCTCTTACACGAGTAAAGACTATTACCGGTATAAATTTTGATGTACATGAAGGTGATGTTAGAGATAAAAATAAATTGCGTGATATATTCAGTCGTTATGCAATTTCAGATGTGATTCATTTTGCAGGGTTAAAGTCGGTTAGTGAATCAATAAAGAATCCTCTAGAATATTATGATGTAAATGTGGTTGGTGTGTTATGTCTTCTTGAAGAAATGAAATTAGCACATGTTAAAAGTATAATATTCAGCTCTTCTGCAACGGTTTATGGACTTCCTAGTAATATCCCATTGAATGAATGTGAATCGACGGGGAATACACTAAATCCTTACGGAACATCTAAATATATTTCTGAAAGAATTCTGAAAGATTTATCATTATCCCATCCTGATTTCAATGTTACTATATTACGTTATTTTAACCCTGTAGGCGCTCATCCATCTGGTTTAATTGGCGAAGATCCACATGGAGTACCAACTAATTTGCTTCCGTATATAACACAGGTTGCAATAGGTAATCTTGAACAGTTATCAGTATATGGAAATGATTATCCCACTAAAGATGGTACGGGTGTTAGAGATTACATACATGTTATGGATTTGGCTTCAGGACATATTGCAGCTATAGAGAATAAGCAACGCAATCTTTATAATGTATATAATCTTGGTACTGGGAAAGGTTTTTCGGTATTAGATATTATAAATTCATTTAAAAAAGTCACTGGTATTAAGATTAATTATAAATTCGAACCTAGACGTCCCGGAGATGCTCCAGAATGCTGGGCAGATCCTTCATTAGCCAAATCTGAATTAGATTGGGTGGCTACGCGAGATTTAGAAGAGATGATTCGAGATAGTTGGAATTGGCAAACACTTAATCCGAATGGATATGAATGTAATTATTAGAACGGCATTCATGATACCTTATTTTTGCTGAATTATTTACATTGGGGTTTACATGTCTTTAGTCAGTGTAATTATGCCTGCTCATAATGCTGATGCCACAATAGCTGAGTCCATAGAGTCCGTTTTAAATCAATCTTTTCCTGATTTTGAGTTGATTATATGTGATGATGGTTCTACTGATAATACAAACGCAATAATTAAGAAGTATTCAGATATTGATAAAAGAATTATTTTAATTGAGAGTTTTATGTCTCGAGGTGCTGCTGAAACAAGAAATTTGTGTATTTTAAAGTCAAGGTTCAAATTTATATGTTTTCTTGACAGCGATGACCTTTGGGAAAAAGATAAGTTGGCTTCTCAAGTATCTTTTATGCAAGAAAATAACCTGGCTATGACCCATGGTAAATATAAAATGTTTGATGGTGGTGGACTTAATAAAAAAATAATCCCGCCTAAAGTAATATCGTATTCAGACTTACTCAGGAAATGTGATATTGGATGTCTTACGGTAATGTTAGATTCTGAAAAAATAGATTCTATACGTTTTCCTAATGTTGTTAAAGAGGATTATGCTTTATGGTTGCTAATCATGAGGAATGGTTTTTCTTCATATTTGTATCCAGGGTGTGAAGCATATTATAGAAGACGGGCCGGATCAGTATCTTCATCAAAAATAAAGGAAATTAAAAAGCAATTGCATGTGCTTAAATATGTTGCGGATATATCATTTTCTAAACGATGTTTTTATATACTTACATATTGCGTTAATGGTTGCATTAAGCATTTTTACCACTAGTTTCATATGTTGTTTTTGTATGCCATGATTAAGGTTCAATGTTAATATGAATGTGCTCATTACTGGGTCTGCTGGGTTCATAGGTTTTTTCCTTGCGAAAAAACTTCTTTCTAATAATGAA
This genomic interval carries:
- the galE gene encoding UDP-glucose 4-epimerase GalE, producing the protein MTVLITGGAGFIGSHTALALLERGYDIVVLDNFTNSSHKSLTRVKTITGINFDVHEGDVRDKNKLRDIFSRYAISDVIHFAGLKSVSESIKNPLEYYDVNVVGVLCLLEEMKLAHVKSIIFSSSATVYGLPSNIPLNECESTGNTLNPYGTSKYISERILKDLSLSHPDFNVTILRYFNPVGAHPSGLIGEDPHGVPTNLLPYITQVAIGNLEQLSVYGNDYPTKDGTGVRDYIHVMDLASGHIAAIENKQRNLYNVYNLGTGKGFSVLDIINSFKKVTGIKINYKFEPRRPGDAPECWADPSLAKSELDWVATRDLEEMIRDSWNWQTLNPNGYECNY
- a CDS encoding glycosyltransferase family A protein, which encodes MEIKSLEILISTLNDGVFNIKLNKEYDVLIVHQITNGKMTDYESYYNQNIASERVRYIQSNTIGLSKSRNIALKNSCGKYLWIMDDDVEVLDNLEDRIVECFESNHCDIVILNHFFSNQEIIDTREKQFHHNKISAAGICSIDICMRREVNKSIFFDENFGLGTSLPSGEEYIFITDALDNGYKVYQSNILSSTHPEISSGLDFFSTSNKVRAKKAMFKRVFKRIGSVMMFCFFIKKIPLLIKKRKVLFFAYNAFIK
- a CDS encoding glycosyltransferase family 2 protein, with product MSLVSVIMPAHNADATIAESIESVLNQSFPDFELIICDDGSTDNTNAIIKKYSDIDKRIILIESFMSRGAAETRNLCILKSRFKFICFLDSDDLWEKDKLASQVSFMQENNLAMTHGKYKMFDGGGLNKKIIPPKVISYSDLLRKCDIGCLTVMLDSEKIDSIRFPNVVKEDYALWLLIMRNGFSSYLYPGCEAYYRRRAGSVSSSKIKEIKKQLHVLKYVADISFSKRCFYILTYCVNGCIKHFYH
- a CDS encoding oligosaccharide flippase family protein, which gives rise to MNKKSIIKNIISFGIVDFIGVAIPIITMPILTRSIGLELYGVYLLFTTILTFGFTVIDYVVHYVGVRSVAKTSENKKKTILKYINFQQIRLILLMVYILCVAAYCSIYQRAYFYLFVGNGAIYLLGYFFSSPWFFQAINKVSLLAISSLISRLCSLVFILFFIKNESDFFVLFYVSSVPVLIAGLGMRYLLFCNYGIGIMGRFKLHTILSYFKNGYGVFIGILAPNFYNAIPVMYLAGVSNQQEFAKFAIAMRVCGLIYIIQNVYSKAIYPFLSRSKINYVKTLLLVNGFFSCSVAIFLALFGQNILEFILNIDYSDGGFYLNTLLISMIFVGAANSYSQGFFLPRGFDYIFRDVSVIVSSISGISCFFLIYLYGVIGAVGGIFFARLLFFIFYGFNYFKLTNRFI
- a CDS encoding glycosyltransferase; translated protein: MKIAIFIPNFLQGGAETVMVNIANYMADMGHQIDLIVAENRGPLKDIVSEKININNLNCGRVIFSLPKLVFYFLNKKPDVFFSTLKENNVVAILASIISLSKAKVVIREANTLSEEFSRESKLLQKIKLFLVKFLYPRADRVVALSFHMKNDIDNFLAIDSKKIKVIYNPVNIERLDELSKVDCIKGNPILNPAVKNIVSVARLYKSKGYDTILHALSLLKKKGHQFHFYAVGDGPENEDLVRLTDELQLSDCVSFLGFKKNPFSILSNADCFVLASHYEGMPNSLLQAMALNIPIICSDSPGASSEVLERGKFGYLFPVNDYECLSKLLDKLFSNDKAKVDTRTIIIKNHNADRIMQEYTTTLTSWD